A window from Enterocloster bolteae encodes these proteins:
- a CDS encoding ATP-binding protein — translation MDIKDLVIYRNLEHQELFRDIAHLMGYAQGGQEPDGASCGGRLTELAVKYGFEGNLWHCFLAFCLANNENAYTTTCEITGPAGGSLDELAREDCRIFKALFDYDIRNLEPSGLWALMEDYKPARKDSRVFNRRVRNRIVNLAVQLEESADAGEFQDHVVDFYREFGVGKFGLNKAFRIIEREEGQPVIIDPIINVEHIYFKDIVGYELQKQKLIENTEAFVEGKEANNVLLFGDAGTGKSSSVKAVLNEYYGRGLRIIEVYKHQFKALSDVLEQIKDRNYKFIIYMDDLSFEDYELEYKYLKAILEGGLGKRPGNVLIYATSNRRHLIREKFSDKRELDDELHNNDTVQEKLSLAARFGVTIYYGSPDKRQFETIVKALADRHGLDMPEQELFAEANKWELSHGGLSGRTAAQFITHLKARQ, via the coding sequence ATGGATATCAAAGATTTAGTAATATATAGAAACCTGGAGCACCAGGAGCTGTTTCGTGATATAGCCCATCTGATGGGATACGCACAGGGAGGGCAGGAGCCTGACGGTGCGTCCTGCGGCGGACGACTGACGGAGCTGGCTGTTAAGTACGGATTTGAGGGAAACCTCTGGCATTGTTTCCTGGCCTTCTGTCTGGCAAACAATGAAAATGCATACACTACCACATGTGAGATAACAGGACCGGCGGGCGGTTCCCTGGATGAGCTGGCCAGGGAGGACTGCCGGATCTTCAAGGCCCTGTTTGATTACGATATACGAAACCTGGAACCCTCCGGACTGTGGGCCCTGATGGAAGACTATAAACCGGCCAGGAAGGACAGCCGTGTATTTAACCGCCGGGTCAGAAACAGGATTGTAAACCTGGCAGTACAGCTGGAGGAATCTGCGGATGCAGGGGAGTTCCAGGACCATGTGGTGGATTTCTACAGGGAATTCGGTGTGGGAAAATTCGGGCTCAATAAAGCATTCCGCATCATCGAGAGGGAGGAAGGCCAGCCTGTTATCATCGACCCCATTATCAATGTGGAGCACATATATTTTAAGGATATAGTTGGCTATGAACTTCAGAAGCAGAAACTCATAGAGAACACAGAAGCCTTCGTGGAGGGAAAGGAAGCCAACAATGTACTTCTCTTCGGAGACGCGGGAACAGGCAAGTCCTCCAGCGTCAAGGCGGTGCTCAATGAATATTATGGCAGGGGTCTGCGCATCATTGAGGTATATAAGCACCAGTTTAAGGCGCTGTCCGATGTGCTGGAGCAGATTAAAGACAGAAACTACAAGTTCATTATTTATATGGATGACCTGTCATTTGAAGATTATGAGCTTGAGTATAAGTATCTGAAGGCGATTCTGGAGGGAGGGCTGGGCAAGCGTCCTGGCAACGTGCTCATCTATGCAACCTCCAACCGCCGCCACCTTATACGTGAGAAGTTCAGCGACAAGCGGGAGCTGGACGACGAGCTCCACAACAACGATACGGTGCAGGAAAAGCTGTCCCTGGCAGCACGGTTCGGTGTCACCATCTATTACGGCTCACCGGATAAGAGACAGTTTGAGACCATTGTAAAGGCGCTGGCGGATCGCCATGGCCTGGATATGCCGGAGCAGGAGCTTTTTGCCGAGGCCAACAAGTGGGAACTGAGCCACGGAGGTTTGTCGGGAAGAACGGCTGCGCAGTTCATAACCCATCTGAAGGCAAGGCAGTAG
- a CDS encoding bifunctional chorismate mutase/prephenate dehydratase, producing the protein MENLDLQEIRGQLDEIDTRLVELFEKRMELCGQVAEFKIGTGKAVYDGQREKQKLAAVAAMAHSEFNRKGVHELFSQIMTISRRLQYRLLAEHGKGGDTGFTMVDELKREGARIVYQGVEGAYSHRAALQYFGEDADVYHVPVFEDAMIEVEEGRADYGVLPIENSLAGAVIDNYDNLLKHDIYIVAETKVAVDHALLGLPEASLEDIRRVYSHPQGLMQCSGYLGAHRQWSQISVENTAGAAKKVLEEGEVSQAAVASPTAGALYGLKVLEASINNNKNNTTRFIIVARKPMYRKDAGKVSICFEGLHKSGSLYNMLGNFIYNDVNMLMIESRPIEGRSWEYRFFVDVEGSLGDPAIRNALLGISEEAVSMRILGNY; encoded by the coding sequence ATGGAGAATCTGGATTTACAGGAAATCAGAGGCCAGCTGGATGAGATAGATACCAGGCTGGTGGAATTGTTTGAAAAGCGGATGGAGCTTTGCGGCCAGGTGGCGGAATTTAAGATTGGAACGGGAAAGGCTGTATACGACGGACAGCGGGAAAAGCAGAAGCTGGCCGCAGTGGCAGCCATGGCCCACAGTGAATTCAACCGGAAGGGAGTGCATGAGCTCTTCTCACAGATTATGACCATCAGCCGCAGGCTGCAGTACCGTCTTTTGGCGGAGCATGGCAAGGGCGGTGATACCGGATTTACCATGGTGGACGAGCTGAAGAGGGAAGGTGCGCGCATTGTCTACCAGGGAGTGGAGGGGGCCTACAGCCACAGGGCAGCCCTCCAGTATTTTGGGGAAGATGCTGATGTATACCATGTTCCGGTCTTTGAGGATGCCATGATAGAGGTGGAGGAGGGAAGGGCTGATTATGGAGTTCTTCCCATCGAGAATTCCCTGGCAGGGGCCGTGATTGACAATTACGATAATCTGCTGAAGCATGACATATACATTGTGGCAGAGACAAAGGTGGCAGTGGACCACGCGCTTTTAGGCCTGCCGGAGGCCTCCCTGGAGGATATCAGGCGTGTATATTCCCATCCCCAGGGACTGATGCAGTGTTCAGGGTATCTGGGCGCCCACAGGCAGTGGAGCCAGATAAGTGTGGAGAATACAGCCGGGGCAGCCAAGAAAGTACTGGAAGAGGGGGAAGTATCCCAGGCAGCGGTAGCCAGTCCCACGGCAGGAGCACTTTACGGCCTTAAGGTTCTGGAGGCCTCCATCAACAACAATAAGAACAATACCACCAGGTTCATTATCGTTGCCAGGAAACCCATGTACAGGAAGGATGCGGGAAAGGTAAGCATCTGCTTTGAAGGTTTACATAAGAGCGGCTCCCTGTATAATATGCTGGGAAACTTTATTTATAACGATGTGAACATGCTGATGATAGAATCCCGCCCCATAGAGGGACGCAGCTGGGAATACCGGTTCTTTGTGGATGTGGAGGGCTCGCTGGGCGACCCGGCAATCCGCAACGCACTGTTGGGAATCTCCGAGGAAGCGGTCAGCATGAGGATTCTGGGAAATTATTAG
- a CDS encoding lysophospholipid acyltransferase family protein produces MIRIILVAMTVILYLIFSVPLLAVLRFRAKTDPVGVQKVSLGKIQGVFRFILKLAGVTYEVQGLENIPSDRAVLYVGNHRSYFDILVGYMTVPGLTGFVAKKEMLKIPLLRTWMQRVNCLFLDRVDIKEGLKTILEGIEKVKSGVSIWIFPEGTRNENQELTQLLPFHEGSLKIAQKSGCPVIPVAITGTAEIFEQHLPFVKPSHVCIRYGEPIYIKELPAEKRKFPGAYTRDVIEGMLKEMKEEQEQDK; encoded by the coding sequence ATGATACGTATTATATTGGTGGCCATGACTGTCATATTATACCTGATTTTTTCCGTGCCGTTACTGGCCGTACTCAGGTTCAGGGCCAAAACGGACCCTGTGGGAGTCCAGAAAGTGAGTCTTGGAAAGATTCAGGGGGTGTTCCGTTTTATATTGAAGCTTGCAGGCGTTACATATGAGGTGCAGGGGCTGGAGAACATACCGTCAGACAGGGCTGTCCTCTATGTGGGCAACCACAGGAGCTACTTTGACATACTGGTGGGTTATATGACGGTTCCGGGGCTGACCGGGTTTGTGGCTAAGAAGGAAATGTTAAAGATACCCCTTCTGCGCACCTGGATGCAGAGGGTCAATTGTCTCTTCCTGGACCGCGTGGATATAAAGGAGGGCTTAAAGACCATCCTGGAAGGCATCGAGAAGGTGAAATCCGGCGTATCCATATGGATATTCCCGGAGGGAACCCGCAATGAGAACCAGGAGCTGACTCAGCTTCTGCCGTTCCATGAGGGAAGTCTGAAGATTGCGCAGAAAAGCGGATGTCCTGTTATACCGGTGGCCATCACGGGTACGGCAGAGATATTTGAACAGCACCTGCCCTTCGTAAAGCCCAGCCATGTGTGCATACGCTACGGGGAACCTATCTATATCAAGGAGCTTCCGGCTGAAAAACGCAAGTTTCCAGGGGCATATACAAGGGATGTGATAGAGGGTATGCTGAAAGAGATGAAGGAAGAACAGGAGCAGGATAAATAA
- a CDS encoding putative ABC transporter permease, which translates to MAMRAQTGQINHENKIYELFLNFCRCGIAGWCLEVMFTSVDSIMAGDWRLIGRTSLIMFPIYGMGALLLPISRFIDSWLTGLPGLEDAGQDRLSRVGRSIRHGLIYMVLIFIAEYITGIWLTSIGICPWDYSLWPDNVGGVIRLKFAPLWFMTGLLFEYLTKPKGGD; encoded by the coding sequence ATGGCTATGAGAGCGCAGACAGGACAAATCAACCACGAAAATAAAATATACGAATTATTTCTTAACTTTTGCAGATGCGGAATCGCAGGATGGTGTCTGGAGGTCATGTTTACCTCAGTGGACTCCATCATGGCCGGGGACTGGCGGCTTATAGGCCGTACCTCCCTTATCATGTTTCCCATCTATGGCATGGGAGCTCTCCTGCTTCCCATAAGCCGGTTCATAGACAGCTGGCTTACCGGTCTTCCGGGACTGGAGGACGCAGGTCAGGACAGGCTCAGCCGTGTTGGCCGGTCCATACGGCACGGACTGATTTATATGGTTCTGATTTTTATTGCGGAATATATAACCGGTATATGGCTTACCAGTATAGGAATCTGTCCATGGGACTACTCCCTGTGGCCCGATAATGTGGGCGGGGTCATACGGCTCAAGTTCGCACCACTCTGGTTTATGACAGGTCTCCTGTTTGAATATCTCACAAAGCCCAAGGGCGGCGATTAA
- the cls gene encoding cardiolipin synthase, with the protein MELIWSTVLTVWGWLLDHLLYINLAFSIIIIFFQRRDPRSVWTWLLALYFIPVFGIVFYLLFGQDMKKSRMFRVKEVSDRLNLPVKSQEDIIRSDDMPEEMMDPMSRDFKSLIIYNLETSGSVLTVNNQVQIYTDGQAKFEALRNALRQAHRFIHIQYYIIKNDELFDSIVPILLDKVREGVEVRILCDGMGGRFMPKKRWDQMRSAGIKVGVFFPPFLGWLNLRVNYRNHRKIVVVDGNTGFVGGFNIGREYISRDPKFGYWRDTHLEIKGEAAISLQIRFALDWNYVTGENLFKEIRYFGEEAEYARRRLNGQIHAVWPDPDHVNEMVCMQIITSGPDTREPHIRNNYLELFHKAKHHIYIQTPYFIPDDAIFSSLKIAALSGVDVRLMIPCKPDHPFVYWATCSYAGELLDYGARVYVYENGFLHSKGIMIDGRVSCYGTANMDIRSFELNFEVNATIYDEEVTGQLEEAFMNDLPHCREITREEYADRNLWMRIKEQSSRLLSPLL; encoded by the coding sequence ATGGAATTAATCTGGAGTACGGTACTGACGGTATGGGGATGGCTGCTGGACCACCTGCTGTATATCAATCTGGCATTTTCAATTATTATCATATTTTTTCAGCGCAGGGACCCAAGAAGTGTCTGGACCTGGCTTCTGGCCCTGTACTTCATCCCGGTGTTCGGAATCGTCTTTTACCTGCTCTTTGGCCAGGATATGAAGAAGAGCAGGATGTTCCGGGTGAAGGAAGTCAGCGACAGGCTGAACCTGCCGGTCAAAAGCCAGGAAGACATCATACGCTCCGACGACATGCCGGAGGAAATGATGGACCCCATGTCCAGAGATTTTAAGAGCCTGATTATCTATAATCTGGAGACATCGGGGTCTGTGCTTACGGTGAACAACCAGGTGCAGATATACACGGACGGGCAGGCTAAATTTGAGGCCCTGAGAAATGCCCTGCGCCAGGCCCACAGGTTTATCCACATACAGTATTATATCATCAAGAACGATGAGCTGTTTGACTCCATTGTCCCCATTCTTCTGGATAAGGTGAGGGAAGGCGTGGAAGTGAGAATTCTGTGCGACGGCATGGGCGGCCGCTTCATGCCGAAGAAGCGCTGGGACCAGATGCGCAGTGCGGGGATCAAGGTGGGGGTATTCTTTCCTCCCTTCCTGGGATGGCTTAACCTGAGGGTAAATTACCGAAACCACCGGAAAATCGTGGTGGTGGACGGCAACACGGGGTTTGTGGGTGGCTTTAACATAGGCCGTGAATATATATCGCGGGACCCCAAGTTTGGCTACTGGCGTGATACCCATCTGGAAATAAAAGGGGAGGCAGCCATCAGTCTGCAGATCCGTTTTGCGCTGGACTGGAACTACGTGACAGGGGAGAACCTGTTTAAGGAAATCCGCTACTTCGGGGAGGAGGCAGAGTATGCCAGACGCCGGCTGAACGGCCAGATTCATGCTGTGTGGCCGGACCCGGACCATGTAAACGAGATGGTCTGCATGCAGATTATTACCAGCGGACCGGATACCAGGGAGCCCCATATACGGAATAATTACCTGGAGCTGTTTCACAAGGCAAAGCACCATATCTATATACAGACTCCCTACTTCATACCGGATGACGCCATATTTTCCAGCCTTAAGATTGCGGCCCTTTCAGGTGTGGATGTGCGGCTGATGATTCCCTGCAAGCCGGACCATCCCTTTGTGTACTGGGCTACCTGTTCCTATGCAGGGGAGCTTCTGGACTATGGGGCCAGGGTTTACGTGTATGAAAACGGATTCCTTCACTCCAAGGGCATTATGATAGACGGAAGGGTGAGCTGCTATGGAACAGCCAACATGGACATACGAAGTTTTGAACTGAACTTTGAGGTCAATGCCACCATTTATGATGAGGAAGTCACAGGCCAGCTGGAGGAGGCCTTTATGAATGACCTGCCCCACTGCCGGGAAATCACCAGGGAAGAATATGCGGACAGGAATCTGTGGATGCGCATAAAGGAACAGTCCAGCCGCCTTTTGTCGCCGCTGTTGTAG
- a CDS encoding type II secretion system protein, whose protein sequence is MSIHMKKGKKRTEGFTLVELICVIAILGILVAIAVPSYRGIQDKSAEQVAISNARSNYTLGKAQQDMLDAGVIKESEKEEYHFDKDKNSAYWEGQINGKTYKAVYNGDTGEGRIESGN, encoded by the coding sequence ATGAGTATACATATGAAAAAGGGAAAGAAGAGAACGGAAGGATTTACGCTGGTGGAACTAATCTGTGTCATTGCCATACTGGGAATACTGGTGGCCATAGCAGTGCCTTCCTACCGGGGAATCCAGGACAAATCAGCGGAGCAGGTAGCCATATCCAATGCCAGATCCAATTATACACTGGGAAAGGCACAGCAGGACATGCTGGACGCGGGCGTCATAAAGGAATCTGAGAAAGAGGAATACCATTTTGATAAAGATAAGAACAGCGCCTACTGGGAAGGCCAGATAAACGGCAAAACGTATAAGGCCGTTTATAATGGCGATACCGGGGAGGGCAGGATTGAGTCTGGAAATTAA
- a CDS encoding GspE/PulE family protein gives MPDKIPIENLLIDSGYLTRSQLDRAMRLKQGRPECSIEEILTEFGYVTEAALLTCAAARDHMEVAPFGPLKADRKSAAVIEPSFAVRNRILPMSFEEECLIVAAAYPVSPDVLDEVETLSGMKVRAVLAPEKELKQALKKAYGSAPEHVYGENPYVSMERPGVGVGAAAEASVSELAFMERVESAPVVRMVNTVIEEAFHKNASDIHVEPGKNDLVIRIRINGDLMVHTTLKMEYHRPMITRLKLMAGMDIAEKRLPQDGKYHYERGEVSTDLRISTLPSIYGEKAVLRLLGNDRNNSLMDIRRLGMEEEQRIVFEHILKAPHGMVLVTGPTGSGKTTTLYAAINRMVKKKINIVTVEDPAEKVMDGITQVQVNSKAGLTFASALRSILRQDPDVIMVGEMRDEETVAIGVRAAITGHLVLSTLHTNDCASTIHRLRNMGVPPYMAAASLSGIIAQRLVKLLCPNCRQPYEPDEREQRIFAERGRHIPDRLWRSAGCPLCGGTGYTGRTAVYEIMDVDEQIKAMILDNEPLSSIREYQEKKGSMPLRDHVLRMAADGETDMEEAEKILYSVQ, from the coding sequence GTGCCAGATAAAATACCTATAGAAAACCTGTTGATTGACAGTGGATATCTGACCCGGAGCCAGCTGGACCGCGCCATGCGTCTTAAGCAGGGAAGGCCGGAATGCTCCATTGAGGAAATACTGACAGAGTTCGGTTATGTTACAGAAGCAGCACTGCTGACCTGTGCAGCTGCCAGGGACCATATGGAGGTGGCGCCTTTTGGCCCTCTCAAGGCTGATCGTAAGTCAGCGGCCGTGATTGAGCCGTCCTTTGCCGTGAGAAACCGGATTCTTCCCATGAGTTTTGAGGAAGAGTGTCTTATAGTGGCGGCAGCCTATCCGGTGTCTCCCGATGTGCTGGATGAGGTGGAAACCCTGTCCGGTATGAAGGTCAGGGCAGTGCTGGCGCCGGAGAAGGAACTGAAGCAGGCGCTTAAAAAGGCCTATGGTTCCGCACCGGAGCACGTATACGGAGAGAATCCATATGTTTCAATGGAGAGGCCCGGTGTGGGAGTTGGCGCGGCTGCGGAAGCCTCTGTTTCAGAGCTGGCCTTCATGGAACGGGTGGAAAGCGCTCCTGTGGTACGCATGGTCAATACGGTCATAGAGGAGGCCTTCCATAAAAATGCCAGTGACATTCATGTGGAGCCGGGAAAGAATGATCTGGTCATCCGCATCAGAATCAACGGGGACCTAATGGTCCATACTACGCTTAAAATGGAATATCACCGTCCCATGATAACCAGGCTTAAGCTGATGGCCGGTATGGACATTGCGGAAAAACGTCTTCCGCAGGATGGAAAATATCATTATGAGCGGGGTGAGGTGTCCACGGACCTGAGAATCTCCACCCTTCCCTCCATTTATGGAGAGAAAGCAGTTCTCAGGCTTTTGGGAAATGACAGGAATAACTCGCTGATGGATATAAGGCGTCTGGGAATGGAGGAAGAACAGAGGATTGTATTTGAGCATATCCTTAAGGCGCCTCACGGTATGGTCCTGGTGACAGGTCCCACTGGAAGCGGAAAGACAACCACCCTGTACGCTGCCATAAACCGGATGGTGAAAAAGAAGATCAACATAGTTACAGTGGAGGATCCGGCTGAGAAAGTTATGGACGGAATTACCCAGGTTCAGGTCAATTCCAAAGCCGGCCTTACATTTGCGTCTGCCCTGCGATCCATCTTAAGACAGGACCCGGACGTGATCATGGTAGGCGAAATGAGGGATGAGGAGACAGTGGCCATCGGAGTCAGGGCAGCCATCACAGGACATCTGGTCCTGTCCACCCTTCATACCAATGACTGCGCTTCCACCATTCACAGACTCCGCAATATGGGAGTTCCTCCTTATATGGCAGCGGCTTCCCTGTCCGGAATCATAGCCCAGAGACTGGTAAAGCTGCTCTGTCCCAACTGCCGTCAGCCCTACGAGCCGGACGAGCGGGAGCAAAGGATATTTGCGGAGCGGGGGAGGCATATTCCAGACAGGCTGTGGAGGTCTGCGGGCTGTCCTCTTTGCGGGGGTACGGGATATACCGGGAGGACAGCGGTCTATGAGATAATGGATGTGGATGAACAGATTAAGGCCATGATACTTGATAATGAGCCCCTTTCATCCATCCGCGAATACCAGGAAAAGAAAGGCTCCATGCCTCTAAGGGACCATGTCCTGAGGATGGCTGCCGACGGAGAAACCGATATGGAGGAGGCTGAGAAAATACTGTATTCCGTCCAGTAG
- a CDS encoding prepilin peptidase: MVFIYFVLYGLLGAVTGSFLNVCILRIPANQNFVTGRSHCPACGHVLAFYDMVPVLSWLFLKGRCRYCRAPVSIQYPAVELLTTSAFLLCLLAKGPGMESALMCMFSSILITAAFIDARHMYIPDGIHILILILSCISLAAGSGPAIINRLGGSLLAGGFLALVNLLSRGGVGWGDVKLFAASGLLIGAAPAITALLMGYVAAGLWYAVPLVRGRVGRKTQIPMAPFFAVSLMVCGLWFRQLFLWYLGFFR; this comes from the coding sequence ATGGTTTTTATCTATTTTGTATTATACGGACTGTTAGGCGCAGTGACAGGCAGCTTTCTGAATGTCTGTATCCTGCGCATACCTGCAAACCAGAATTTTGTAACCGGGCGTTCCCACTGTCCGGCATGCGGCCATGTACTGGCCTTTTACGATATGGTTCCTGTTCTGTCCTGGTTATTTCTAAAGGGCCGGTGCCGGTATTGCAGGGCCCCTGTTTCCATTCAGTATCCGGCTGTGGAGCTTCTCACTACATCTGCCTTTCTCCTGTGTCTCCTGGCAAAAGGGCCAGGTATGGAGTCAGCCCTTATGTGTATGTTTTCCAGTATTCTTATTACAGCTGCATTTATAGACGCACGGCACATGTACATACCTGACGGCATCCATATCCTGATTCTTATTCTGTCCTGTATCTCACTGGCAGCCGGATCCGGACCCGCCATTATTAACCGGCTGGGCGGCTCCCTTCTGGCAGGCGGTTTCCTGGCTCTTGTAAATCTGCTTAGCCGGGGAGGCGTTGGCTGGGGCGACGTAAAGCTCTTTGCTGCCAGCGGTCTGCTGATTGGCGCAGCTCCTGCAATAACGGCCCTTCTGATGGGCTATGTCGCAGCAGGCCTTTGGTATGCAGTTCCTCTTGTGCGGGGAAGGGTTGGCCGAAAGACGCAGATACCTATGGCCCCGTTTTTTGCAGTGTCCCTGATGGTATGCGGTCTTTGGTTCAGACAGCTGTTCCTGTGGTATCTGGGTTTTTTCCGGTAA
- a CDS encoding prepilin-type N-terminal cleavage/methylation domain-containing protein: MAKESRTGKNNGGFTLIETVAALAIAAVLAVFISGFIHPQMKLYYELDRLSQAKAMCSEAYRGLEEKLRYGYVFFCDYQDTGVISYYVRDREKIPDIKEGRSYYEELPPVEDWPSISAEELEVAELGGMELELDFSGTKNTRAKVSIKVKKDGDVIYEQKTAIGSMYGYTMDWEGGT; encoded by the coding sequence ATGGCGAAAGAAAGCAGGACAGGGAAGAACAACGGAGGATTTACATTGATTGAGACAGTGGCTGCGCTGGCCATTGCCGCGGTCCTGGCTGTATTTATTTCCGGTTTCATTCATCCGCAGATGAAGCTGTATTATGAGCTGGACCGGCTTTCCCAGGCAAAGGCCATGTGCAGCGAGGCGTATCGCGGTCTGGAGGAAAAGCTGAGGTACGGCTATGTATTTTTCTGCGATTACCAAGATACAGGTGTGATATCGTACTATGTAAGGGACAGAGAGAAGATTCCGGATATTAAGGAGGGCAGGTCATATTATGAAGAACTGCCGCCGGTGGAGGACTGGCCGAGTATCTCCGCCGAGGAATTAGAAGTAGCGGAACTGGGCGGTATGGAATTAGAGCTGGATTTTAGCGGAACAAAGAATACGCGGGCCAAAGTGAGCATAAAGGTGAAGAAGGACGGGGATGTTATATATGAGCAGAAGACGGCCATCGGTTCCATGTATGGTTATACCATGGATTGGGAAGGCGGGACATGA
- a CDS encoding type IV pilus modification PilV family protein: MKKSVNRSSRGGFTLIEIVVSTALLAVVCTGFLMMTAANAGQLSGEQRLEQSNYNLSALAGEGEGEPTGETIAVEFGLEEENGVREIFEQYEITESEEDTGNHMTFYRHR, encoded by the coding sequence ATGAAGAAATCGGTTAACAGGTCATCCAGAGGAGGGTTTACTCTGATTGAGATTGTGGTATCAACTGCCCTCCTGGCAGTTGTCTGTACAGGGTTTCTGATGATGACGGCTGCCAATGCAGGCCAGCTGTCCGGGGAGCAGAGATTGGAACAGTCTAATTATAACCTCAGCGCCTTGGCCGGCGAAGGGGAGGGAGAGCCTACCGGAGAAACCATTGCAGTGGAGTTTGGCCTGGAAGAAGAGAACGGAGTCCGGGAAATATTTGAACAGTATGAAATCACTGAATCGGAGGAGGATACAGGCAACCATATGACATTTTACAGGCACAGATAA
- a CDS encoding type II secretion system F family protein: MPRYRYRAKSEDGRVHCGTEKADSGRALFVILKSRGLYCYEYSSLERTPSARPAKLNQRQLPLLCRQLAAMLTAGVPLSRALEVSAGSARDKTLKVTLAGLRESIHKGRTLSEAMEEMKGVFPNLLVYMTRTGESSGRLDELLHKMAGYYGREEELNGKVRAAMTYPVILFSITVLAAVFMLTTVLPQFASMLQEQELPWITRMMMRLSFSLRSRGVLYIMLILVLMALFKGILTCPFVRLQADRAVLYTPIIGKLLSTVYTSRFASAFAVLYGSGIGILDAMHTVGRVMGNSYVEKGLVQVAESLKGGVMLSQALDELNLFQPVLISMVAAGEESGALDMVLEDAGSFYEKEAARAVNQMIALLEPAMILILALVVGSVVMAIMMPVFNMYSSML, encoded by the coding sequence ATGCCGCGTTACAGATACAGGGCGAAAAGTGAAGATGGAAGAGTTCACTGTGGAACCGAGAAGGCAGACAGCGGCCGGGCTCTTTTCGTCATACTTAAATCCAGGGGACTCTATTGTTATGAATACAGCTCGCTGGAGCGGACACCCTCAGCGCGTCCGGCAAAGCTGAATCAGAGACAGCTTCCTCTGCTGTGCAGGCAGTTAGCAGCCATGCTGACAGCCGGAGTGCCGCTGTCCAGAGCTCTGGAGGTGAGCGCGGGGTCTGCCAGGGATAAGACCCTTAAGGTGACGCTTGCCGGACTCAGGGAGAGCATACACAAGGGACGTACCTTGTCAGAAGCCATGGAGGAGATGAAGGGAGTATTTCCTAATCTGCTGGTTTATATGACGCGCACGGGCGAGTCCAGCGGAAGGCTGGATGAACTGCTCCATAAGATGGCGGGGTACTACGGACGGGAGGAAGAATTAAATGGCAAGGTGCGGGCGGCCATGACGTATCCGGTCATATTGTTTTCTATTACCGTGTTAGCCGCCGTATTTATGCTGACCACGGTTCTTCCGCAGTTTGCCTCCATGCTGCAGGAGCAGGAGCTGCCCTGGATTACCCGGATGATGATGAGGCTCAGTTTCAGCCTCCGCAGCCGCGGGGTTCTCTACATTATGCTTATTCTGGTATTGATGGCCCTGTTCAAGGGGATTCTAACATGTCCTTTTGTCCGGCTGCAGGCAGACCGGGCTGTGCTGTATACTCCAATAATAGGAAAACTTTTAAGCACCGTATATACATCCCGCTTTGCATCTGCCTTTGCCGTGCTTTACGGAAGCGGAATTGGAATTCTGGATGCCATGCACACCGTAGGGCGGGTCATGGGAAACTCATATGTGGAGAAGGGACTGGTCCAGGTTGCGGAGAGCTTAAAAGGAGGCGTGATGCTGTCCCAGGCGTTGGATGAGCTGAATCTGTTCCAGCCGGTGCTCATCTCTATGGTGGCAGCAGGAGAGGAATCAGGCGCATTGGATATGGTGCTGGAGGATGCGGGAAGTTTTTATGAAAAGGAGGCAGCCAGGGCAGTCAACCAGATGATTGCCCTTCTGGAGCCAGCCATGATTCTCATACTTGCCCTGGTGGTAGGCAGTGTGGTCATGGCCATCATGATGCCTGTATTTAACATGTACTCGTCAATGCTGTAA
- a CDS encoding DUF4250 domain-containing protein, with protein MSTIPKDPVILLSYVNTQLRDNYSSLDEMCQALDADKSRIISVLSGIGYQYEPTQNSFR; from the coding sequence GTGAGTACCATTCCGAAAGACCCAGTTATTTTGCTGAGTTATGTAAACACGCAGCTCCGTGATAATTATAGTTCTTTGGACGAGATGTGCCAGGCATTGGATGCGGATAAGTCCAGAATTATATCTGTACTGTCTGGTATTGGCTACCAATATGAGCCGACTCAGAATAGTTTCCGTTAA